In Streptomyces caniferus, one DNA window encodes the following:
- a CDS encoding DUF317 domain-containing protein: MTPPSIDAHVRLDPHPTHPSAVMATLTGTQAHIPHVGLEAANWDAVAENTLVLARIDHDEPHWAAKAVRELIAEGITVEIAPWLREAIDVDWALATDSKPWSTLAQLREIFAEAQTIFDDIRHGRLLIHAHALDSGTTVAVGTYLDSGKSVHLHGEDRRRQVEHIFDSPAQALVAFERLHGDTMRPGPAPMTDTERAAAEARTSLSAPPTEPEPPGPGPETVPAYAADPGDHDALLDEFLDAHGEWSKWRTWSDEITHAIHESQTLRIERIHDAPAHETAWTIAAYETPVSDRTWHLTATSTTPAPVLQELLHHLADGDGLDTAVGGAVDEKSVTAATKPLLEAGWTHTVDGRWIRWTNPSKDAGVLFDAFAAQKPNSALTTWTIWAGPSVDHPTWALHTSPHAPASMLAGLATELAHGTGTRRPLHPGTTQRCTRTPVATTPPVRSSLPVQTRKR; encoded by the coding sequence GTGACACCCCCCTCCATCGACGCCCACGTCCGCCTCGACCCCCACCCCACGCACCCCAGCGCGGTGATGGCCACTCTGACCGGCACCCAGGCCCACATCCCCCACGTCGGTCTGGAGGCCGCCAACTGGGATGCCGTGGCCGAGAACACCTTGGTCCTGGCCCGCATCGACCACGACGAGCCGCACTGGGCCGCGAAGGCCGTCCGGGAGCTGATCGCCGAAGGGATCACCGTCGAGATCGCGCCCTGGCTTCGGGAAGCCATCGACGTTGATTGGGCGTTGGCCACCGACTCAAAGCCCTGGAGCACCCTCGCCCAGCTCCGGGAGATCTTCGCCGAGGCCCAGACGATCTTTGATGACATCCGTCACGGTCGCCTCCTCATTCACGCCCACGCCCTGGACAGCGGCACCACGGTCGCGGTTGGGACCTACCTCGACAGCGGCAAGAGCGTCCATCTCCACGGCGAGGACCGTCGGCGACAGGTGGAACACATCTTCGACTCTCCCGCCCAGGCGCTGGTCGCCTTCGAGCGGCTCCACGGCGACACCATGCGCCCCGGCCCCGCGCCGATGACCGACACCGAGCGCGCCGCTGCCGAAGCCCGAACCTCCCTCAGCGCACCGCCCACCGAGCCCGAGCCTCCCGGCCCTGGGCCGGAGACCGTACCCGCCTACGCCGCCGATCCCGGCGACCACGACGCCCTCCTTGATGAATTCCTCGACGCACACGGCGAATGGTCGAAGTGGCGCACCTGGTCAGACGAGATCACCCACGCCATCCACGAATCCCAGACCCTGCGCATCGAGCGCATCCACGACGCCCCCGCCCACGAGACCGCCTGGACCATAGCCGCCTACGAGACGCCCGTCTCAGACCGCACATGGCACCTCACCGCGACCAGCACAACCCCCGCCCCCGTGCTCCAAGAACTACTGCACCACCTCGCCGACGGTGACGGACTGGACACCGCCGTCGGCGGCGCCGTGGACGAGAAGTCCGTCACCGCCGCCACCAAGCCGCTCCTTGAGGCAGGCTGGACGCACACAGTAGACGGACGCTGGATCCGCTGGACGAACCCGTCAAAGGACGCGGGGGTTCTATTCGACGCCTTCGCTGCCCAGAAGCCGAACAGCGCCCTCACCACCTGGACCATCTGGGCCGGCCCAAGCGTCGACCATCCCACCTGGGCGCTGCACACCTCACCACACGCGCCGGCTTCAATGCTCGCCGGCCTGGCCACAGAACTTGCACACGGCACCGGCACCCGACGCCCACTACATCCCGGCACGACCCAGCGTTGCACGCGCACCCCGGTAGCCACCACACCACCGGTCCGGTCAAGCCTGCCCGTCCAGACCCGAAAGAGGTGA
- a CDS encoding RraA family protein, with product MSVREIRTEIIRPSRSEITALSRVPVASIVDALGKTGALSYCLRLQTPGLVLCGSAVTALGPDVTVRRAAIDLAQPGDLVVVAAGGNKERSCFGGVTAAHMQSRGIAGVLVDGMVRDVAELRRIAFPTVARGTTPLNYDYPAGREGGAVNVPVDIDGVRITPGDVVVGDEDGTVVVPRALVAAVIAKTQAAMTAEDEKWWARRGQSLGAVQQLADTGYKII from the coding sequence ATGTCTGTACGCGAGATTCGCACCGAGATCATCCGCCCCAGCCGAAGCGAGATCACTGCCCTGTCCCGCGTCCCGGTCGCGTCGATCGTGGACGCTCTCGGCAAGACCGGCGCCCTCTCCTACTGCCTGAGGCTCCAGACGCCCGGCCTGGTCCTGTGCGGCAGCGCCGTCACGGCCCTCGGCCCGGACGTGACCGTGCGCCGCGCGGCGATCGACCTCGCTCAGCCCGGCGACCTCGTCGTGGTCGCAGCCGGCGGCAACAAGGAACGCTCCTGCTTCGGGGGCGTGACCGCCGCGCACATGCAAAGCCGGGGCATCGCCGGCGTCCTGGTCGACGGCATGGTCCGCGACGTCGCCGAGCTGCGGCGCATCGCCTTCCCGACCGTCGCGCGCGGCACCACCCCACTCAACTACGACTACCCGGCCGGCCGAGAGGGCGGCGCGGTCAACGTCCCCGTGGACATTGACGGCGTCCGCATCACCCCCGGGGACGTCGTGGTCGGCGACGAGGACGGCACCGTCGTCGTCCCCCGCGCCCTGGTCGCCGCCGTCATCGCCAAGACCCAGGCCGCAATGACCGCCGAGGACGAGAAGTGGTGGGCCCGCCGCGGCCAGAGCCTCGGCGCCGTCCAGCAGCTCGCCGACACCGGCTACAAGATCATCTAA
- a CDS encoding dTDP-4-dehydrorhamnose reductase family protein — translation MIFGASGLLGRSVMRAFNDMTVTGTGFSRTAPGLARADATSADDIDRLLGRAQPDVVVNCVGERRPQRWAGTPDQARDKNVDAARLLAQSTRQCGARLLHISTDYVFDGKAAPYRPDSPPNPLNAYGRWKLLAEHAVRAACPDAAILRLPVLYGPVQFAAETNLTELARQVGARAPVELDDVCVRYPTHTDEAAEVCRWLAGALVRGQRLGAVAHWSAEQGFTKYQMAVLIADRFGLPAGHIRPGEADAVSGDRPIDCRLDCRDLPEALGTVRRHFTTEFPPVVEPWLLPAEPISTLRKDFHAPCV, via the coding sequence GTGATCTTCGGCGCCTCCGGACTGCTCGGACGCAGCGTGATGCGCGCATTCAACGACATGACCGTGACGGGCACCGGCTTCAGCCGGACCGCCCCCGGGCTGGCCAGGGCCGACGCCACGTCAGCCGACGACATCGACCGCTTGCTCGGCCGGGCCCAGCCGGACGTCGTCGTCAACTGCGTGGGTGAGCGCCGGCCCCAGAGGTGGGCGGGCACCCCGGATCAGGCCCGGGACAAAAACGTCGACGCCGCCCGGCTGCTCGCACAGAGCACCCGGCAGTGTGGGGCCCGGCTCCTGCACATCTCAACCGACTACGTCTTCGACGGGAAAGCAGCGCCTTACCGGCCCGACAGCCCTCCGAACCCGCTGAATGCCTATGGCCGGTGGAAACTTCTGGCCGAGCATGCGGTGCGCGCTGCCTGCCCTGACGCGGCGATTCTGCGGCTGCCCGTGCTCTACGGGCCCGTGCAGTTCGCCGCCGAGACGAACCTGACCGAGCTCGCCCGCCAGGTCGGCGCCAGGGCCCCGGTCGAGCTGGATGACGTGTGCGTGCGCTACCCGACGCACACGGACGAGGCCGCCGAGGTGTGCCGCTGGCTTGCCGGGGCCCTTGTGCGGGGGCAGCGCCTGGGAGCCGTTGCTCACTGGAGTGCGGAGCAAGGCTTCACCAAGTACCAGATGGCCGTCCTGATCGCGGACCGTTTCGGCCTGCCCGCCGGGCACATCCGCCCGGGGGAAGCGGACGCGGTGTCCGGTGACCGGCCGATCGACTGCCGCCTCGACTGCCGGGACCTGCCCGAGGCCCTCGGCACGGTCCGCCGACATTTCACCACCGAGTTCCCGCCCGTGGTGGAGCCCTGGCTGCTCCCCGCCGAACCCATTTCGACCTTACGGAAGGACTTCCATGCCCCCTGTGTATGA
- a CDS encoding SIS domain-containing protein, whose protein sequence is MPPVYEDFARAYMTEVGITVRHILTRGAEAVALLRKAADSGAQVRAFGNGGSSAIVRSTLLQLQARAGLPVSDSMMSPAAMAYGAQRQDYRTLFAQSLARDIDQVGLVVVASVSGRSANICEAVRLCGQNRVPVLALVGGDGTQMELVNGLVWATGTTDQQISEDAMLTALTLTAAAALAPQDAPLPIRQERHLHALAAVDTVRLADFLEGATEAVADAIRRRRRIYVLCPDGGPLALAGEHFAHNLSWDAPLGVEGVQPPLVVSDPSLADMSAIYNDHPDPAHGVRYQLSSASPQDVVFLLTYDSASRTTQEAISAAAAAGTRLFLLHRDGPGRPGAAQHQLTLPQVDNFAQAALVQSIAHLVCRTTRATLAADPGGPANGLSLHDLMAQDLAPLRQLSNAPHSL, encoded by the coding sequence ATGCCCCCTGTGTATGAGGACTTCGCCCGCGCCTACATGACCGAGGTGGGCATCACTGTCCGCCACATACTCACCCGCGGCGCCGAGGCCGTCGCCCTGCTGCGGAAGGCCGCCGACAGCGGCGCCCAGGTCCGTGCCTTCGGCAATGGCGGCTCTTCGGCGATCGTCCGCTCGACTCTCCTGCAACTCCAGGCCCGCGCCGGCCTGCCGGTCAGTGACTCGATGATGAGCCCGGCGGCCATGGCCTACGGCGCTCAGAGGCAGGACTACCGCACGCTCTTTGCCCAGTCGCTCGCCAGGGACATCGACCAGGTGGGCCTGGTCGTGGTCGCCAGCGTCAGCGGGCGATCGGCCAACATCTGCGAAGCCGTCCGGCTCTGCGGGCAAAACCGTGTGCCGGTGCTCGCGCTGGTGGGCGGGGACGGGACCCAGATGGAGCTGGTGAACGGCTTGGTCTGGGCGACTGGGACCACTGACCAGCAGATCAGCGAGGACGCGATGTTGACCGCGCTGACGCTGACGGCTGCCGCTGCGCTGGCTCCCCAGGATGCGCCGCTGCCAATCCGCCAGGAGCGGCACCTGCACGCCCTAGCCGCCGTGGATACCGTCCGGCTGGCGGACTTCTTGGAGGGGGCCACCGAAGCCGTTGCCGACGCGATCCGCCGTAGACGCCGGATCTACGTGCTGTGCCCCGACGGCGGCCCCCTCGCCCTCGCCGGCGAGCACTTCGCCCACAACCTCAGCTGGGACGCCCCGCTCGGCGTCGAGGGCGTGCAACCCCCGCTCGTCGTCTCCGACCCGTCGCTCGCCGACATGAGCGCGATCTACAACGACCACCCCGACCCCGCACACGGAGTGCGCTACCAGCTGAGCAGCGCCTCCCCGCAGGACGTGGTCTTCCTCCTGACCTACGACTCAGCCTCCAGGACAACCCAGGAGGCCATCAGCGCCGCCGCCGCGGCGGGCACTCGGCTCTTCCTCCTGCACCGAGACGGCCCCGGCCGACCCGGCGCAGCGCAGCACCAGCTCACCCTGCCGCAGGTCGACAACTTCGCGCAGGCCGCCCTGGTGCAGTCGATCGCCCATCTGGTCTGCCGGACCACCCGCGCCACGTTGGCGGCGGACCCCGGCGGGCCGGCCAACGGGCTGTCGCTTCACGACCTCATGGCGCAGGACCTGGCGCCGCTGCGCCAGCTTTCCAACGCCCCGCACTCCCTCTGA
- a CDS encoding DnaB-like helicase N-terminal domain-containing protein: MPHPADPYEGDDLDDLPPPQLVHYAEQALLGALLLEPHRLDTIGCLTPDHFGNHAHGALFAAMCTVPAPDPKQHAKDTAWLSAVLAKARPEAPGLTASYLHTLIQSCPRPQHAAAYAGMIRADHARRTLREHTDRLCQSATDTTRPDPVVAVLAQADALGRYLDELATEFAPHPGSLPRTPAPPPPPPEAGEEALDEERLLLATATAHPNEVTAMRWLQPDDFTHPLHAGLWQCLVALTRRDTPVDPVTVLWEAQHRGLLGAGAEPSELLDLLAGPVGSPESWGERILQRSVLGAAHHIGRRIEAFTEDPATTPYQLITGSRRALADLSAVRTRWQHATSPPPVSRPARTRGTAAPRTSPPRTTAPPAARTFR; the protein is encoded by the coding sequence ATGCCCCACCCCGCCGACCCGTACGAGGGCGACGACCTGGACGACCTGCCACCTCCACAACTCGTGCACTACGCCGAACAAGCTCTGCTCGGCGCCCTCCTGCTCGAACCACACCGGCTCGACACCATCGGCTGTCTGACGCCGGACCATTTCGGCAATCACGCCCACGGCGCCCTGTTCGCCGCCATGTGCACGGTGCCGGCCCCCGACCCGAAGCAGCACGCCAAGGACACGGCGTGGCTCAGCGCGGTTCTGGCCAAGGCGCGGCCCGAGGCACCGGGGCTGACCGCCTCCTACCTGCACACGCTCATCCAAAGCTGTCCCCGGCCCCAGCACGCCGCGGCGTACGCGGGCATGATCCGCGCCGATCACGCCCGCCGTACGCTGCGCGAGCACACCGACAGGCTGTGCCAGAGCGCCACCGACACCACGAGGCCGGACCCAGTCGTGGCCGTCCTCGCGCAGGCCGATGCCCTGGGGCGCTACCTCGACGAACTCGCAACCGAGTTCGCCCCGCACCCCGGCTCCCTACCCCGTACCCCTGCACCACCGCCGCCCCCGCCCGAGGCCGGAGAAGAAGCTCTCGACGAGGAGCGGCTGCTGCTCGCCACCGCCACCGCCCACCCCAATGAAGTGACGGCCATGAGGTGGTTGCAGCCCGACGATTTCACGCACCCGCTGCATGCCGGGCTGTGGCAGTGCCTGGTCGCCCTGACGCGGCGCGATACCCCCGTCGACCCCGTGACGGTCCTGTGGGAGGCGCAGCACCGTGGCCTCCTCGGCGCCGGGGCCGAGCCGAGTGAGCTGCTTGACCTCCTCGCCGGACCGGTCGGCTCCCCGGAGTCCTGGGGCGAGCGAATCCTCCAGCGCTCCGTCCTCGGGGCCGCCCACCACATCGGCCGGCGCATCGAGGCATTCACCGAGGACCCGGCCACCACGCCGTACCAGCTCATCACCGGCAGCCGCCGCGCGCTCGCCGACCTGTCCGCCGTACGTACCCGGTGGCAGCACGCCACCTCACCCCCGCCGGTGAGCAGACCCGCGCGCACCAGGGGCACGGCGGCGCCCCGGACCAGTCCACCACGGACCACGGCTCCGCCCGCAGCACGCACCTTCCGCTGA
- the galE gene encoding UDP-glucose 4-epimerase GalE, protein MSVLIAGGAGYIGSTVASACLDRGITPVLLDNLARGRAEFTEGRIFYEGDISDGALIDRILSEHPDISTVVHCAALIVVPESVADPIGYYEANVSKSLDFVRHLHRNGVGRLIFSSSASIYQAEDGSPVTEDSPLAPQSPYARTKSVCEEMFADIAAAGKMRVLSLRYFNPVGSDPLLRTGLQLKRPSHALGKLIQAHQEGTPFPVTGVNYPTRDGTGIRDYVHVWDLAAAHIAAIDGFDSILTESKPSIAINLGTGSGTTVRELCAAFNRVVSTPLATVDTDPRPGDVAGGYTLSDRAATLLGWTPKLSLEEGIRSALDWIPVRDEMLKD, encoded by the coding sequence GTGTCAGTCCTTATCGCCGGGGGAGCCGGCTACATCGGGAGCACCGTCGCGTCGGCCTGTCTGGATCGGGGCATCACCCCGGTTCTCCTCGACAACCTCGCCCGAGGCCGCGCCGAGTTCACTGAAGGGCGGATCTTCTACGAGGGCGACATCTCGGATGGTGCCCTGATCGACCGGATCCTCTCGGAGCACCCGGACATCTCCACTGTGGTGCACTGCGCGGCACTGATCGTGGTGCCGGAGTCCGTGGCTGACCCGATCGGCTACTACGAGGCGAACGTCAGCAAAAGCCTGGACTTCGTCCGCCATCTCCACCGCAACGGGGTTGGCCGCCTGATCTTCAGCAGTTCAGCCTCCATCTACCAGGCCGAGGACGGCTCCCCCGTCACTGAGGACTCGCCGCTGGCGCCGCAGAGCCCCTACGCGCGGACCAAGTCGGTGTGCGAGGAGATGTTCGCCGACATCGCCGCGGCCGGGAAGATGAGGGTGCTGTCGCTGAGGTACTTCAACCCGGTCGGCTCCGATCCCCTGCTGCGCACCGGTCTTCAGCTCAAGCGGCCCAGCCATGCCCTGGGGAAGCTGATCCAGGCCCACCAGGAGGGCACGCCATTCCCGGTCACCGGCGTGAACTACCCGACCCGCGACGGGACGGGCATCCGTGACTACGTGCACGTATGGGACCTCGCCGCGGCCCATATCGCAGCGATCGATGGCTTCGACTCCATCCTGACCGAGTCGAAGCCATCGATCGCTATCAATCTGGGCACCGGCTCCGGCACCACCGTCCGGGAGCTGTGCGCGGCATTCAACCGCGTCGTGAGCACTCCCCTGGCCACGGTCGACACCGACCCACGCCCCGGTGACGTCGCCGGTGGGTACACCCTGAGCGACCGGGCCGCGACGTTGCTGGGGTGGACGCCGAAGCTGTCCCTGGAGGAGGGCATCCGGTCCGCCCTGGACTGGATCCCGGTGCGCGACGAGATGCTGAAGGACTGA
- a CDS encoding sugar phosphate nucleotidyltransferase: MTRTITRAVVAAGGAGTKMAPITRIFPKEMLPVGRTPILEHLVGELRAAGMSDVLFVISSRKSQIASYFGSGAAYGMDFSYRIQDDGAGPGAPTLHAETWTQGQPFVLAFGDNLIRGAADGQEPLRRLVRSGSAECSVLTRLFPAGNVPPHETLLGAAAPPITGTGPYDAAFGKDLLDHTGARWVHACAARWVLGAFVFEALRECPPRSNGELYLIDAVRRWISAGNELRAVPLLPTEFRFNCDNWETYADAVATLRASTPHAPTQQGASR; encoded by the coding sequence GTGACGCGCACGATCACCAGGGCGGTCGTGGCCGCCGGCGGGGCGGGGACCAAGATGGCCCCGATCACCCGCATCTTCCCCAAGGAGATGCTGCCCGTAGGACGGACGCCGATCCTGGAGCACCTCGTCGGCGAACTCCGAGCGGCCGGCATGTCAGACGTCCTCTTCGTGATCTCCTCGCGAAAGAGCCAGATCGCTTCGTACTTCGGCAGCGGTGCGGCGTACGGAATGGACTTCTCCTACCGTATCCAAGACGACGGCGCCGGCCCTGGCGCGCCGACTCTCCACGCTGAGACATGGACGCAGGGACAGCCGTTCGTTCTCGCCTTCGGGGACAACCTGATCCGCGGTGCCGCCGATGGCCAGGAACCGCTACGGCGCCTCGTCCGCAGTGGCTCGGCGGAATGTTCCGTACTGACCCGCCTGTTCCCCGCGGGCAACGTGCCCCCGCACGAGACTCTCCTGGGCGCGGCGGCCCCGCCCATCACGGGTACCGGGCCGTACGACGCTGCCTTCGGCAAGGACCTCCTGGACCACACTGGTGCGCGGTGGGTGCACGCCTGCGCCGCCCGCTGGGTCCTCGGGGCCTTCGTCTTCGAGGCGCTCCGCGAATGCCCGCCTCGCTCCAACGGCGAGCTCTACCTCATCGACGCGGTACGGCGCTGGATTAGCGCCGGCAACGAACTCCGGGCTGTGCCGCTTCTTCCGACCGAATTCCGGTTCAACTGCGACAACTGGGAGACTTACGCAGATGCCGTCGCCACCCTCCGTGCATCAACGCCCCACGCCCCGACACAACAGGGCGCTTCTCGCTGA
- a CDS encoding DNA cytosine methyltransferase produces the protein MILDLFAGPGGWSRALSVLGAQDLGLEWDEWACKTRSAAGQLTIRTDVARYPTLPFIGRTRGLIASPPCQAWSTAGKRLGLIDQPLVHQAVADLAVGRDTRERLLAACRDERSLLAAEPMRYLHALHAVGEPEWVAMEEVPDVLPLWKQYAVILRSWGLSVWTGILNAADYGVPQTRRRAILLASRVRTAQPPPPTHAKIAEPEGLFGPGRSRWVSMAQALGWGATDRPVPTVCAGGGPGGGAEPFPSGSRKALSTARDRGTWTPHPDTPHQPSGREGTEPAGHPGAQGEQAAGRTVLVPDWSWSLRSNNQANATVRPLSEPAGTLFFGHRSNECTWVAEPPTPPAGNTESPPAPAPIRITAQEAGVLQTFPADYPWAGNKGQVFSQIGNAVPPRLAAHLLAPHLGKTLNPDDFTLAA, from the coding sequence TTGATCCTCGACCTCTTCGCGGGGCCGGGCGGCTGGAGCAGGGCACTGAGCGTCCTCGGCGCCCAGGACCTTGGCCTGGAATGGGACGAGTGGGCCTGCAAAACGCGTTCTGCAGCCGGGCAGTTGACGATTCGGACCGACGTGGCGAGGTATCCGACGTTGCCCTTCATCGGCCGAACGCGCGGGCTGATCGCGTCCCCGCCGTGCCAGGCATGGTCGACGGCCGGCAAACGCCTCGGTCTGATCGACCAGCCCCTGGTCCACCAGGCGGTCGCTGACCTCGCTGTTGGTCGCGACACCCGCGAGCGGCTGCTCGCTGCCTGCCGCGACGAGCGCTCCCTGCTCGCCGCGGAGCCCATGCGCTACCTCCACGCCCTGCACGCAGTCGGCGAGCCCGAGTGGGTCGCCATGGAGGAGGTGCCGGACGTCCTGCCGCTGTGGAAGCAGTACGCAGTGATCTTGCGCAGCTGGGGGCTCTCCGTGTGGACCGGCATCCTCAACGCCGCAGACTACGGGGTGCCCCAGACGAGGAGGCGGGCGATCCTGCTTGCCTCCCGCGTCCGCACCGCCCAGCCGCCCCCTCCGACCCACGCCAAAATCGCAGAGCCGGAGGGGCTGTTCGGGCCGGGCCGCTCCCGCTGGGTCAGCATGGCGCAGGCCCTGGGGTGGGGAGCGACCGACCGGCCTGTGCCCACCGTCTGCGCCGGCGGCGGACCTGGCGGCGGCGCCGAGCCCTTCCCCTCCGGCTCCCGGAAGGCGTTGTCCACCGCCCGCGACCGCGGCACCTGGACACCCCACCCGGACACCCCCCATCAGCCCTCCGGCCGGGAAGGAACCGAGCCTGCCGGCCACCCCGGCGCCCAGGGCGAACAGGCCGCGGGCCGAACCGTGTTGGTGCCTGACTGGTCGTGGTCCTTGCGGAGCAACAATCAGGCCAACGCCACCGTCCGGCCACTGTCCGAGCCGGCGGGAACGCTGTTCTTCGGGCACCGCTCGAACGAATGCACCTGGGTCGCCGAACCCCCTACCCCACCTGCCGGGAATACGGAGTCACCCCCCGCCCCGGCGCCCATCCGGATCACCGCCCAGGAGGCTGGAGTTCTGCAGACCTTCCCCGCCGACTACCCCTGGGCGGGCAACAAGGGCCAAGTCTTCAGCCAGATCGGCAACGCCGTACCACCCCGCCTCGCCGCCCACCTCCTCGCCCCGCACCTCGGCAAGACCCTCAACCCCGACGACTTCACCCTGGCCGCCTGA
- a CDS encoding DUF2332 domain-containing protein, whose translation MTEHAQLADTFERFAAQQAAGKSPLYETLSQAVARTSELLDLAAGTQPGQPAPNMLLGAVHHILRRGVQHPLACYFTGHEALEADRAAVLLADFCRRHAEQITRTISTRSVQTNEVNRCAVLLPAFAALQQQLDDRPIRIVDVGASAGLNLLWDRYTYDYDGHRLSLPASDPDTVLTCEIKGATPPLSLDVTRFARPVGIELNPVDVTDPEATEWLVSLTWPEQTTRMRTLNSALTLAARTPPTILAGRAEEHLADVVATTPADQHLCFVFSWSIYQIFGSPGGRERLVDTLAELSRQRPLHEISIGHFGHDTPHMIMARHESGVSRSDVVAYCDVYGTWLDWLAKPAEHLKGASTP comes from the coding sequence GTGACCGAACACGCCCAACTCGCCGACACCTTCGAGCGGTTCGCCGCCCAGCAGGCCGCAGGTAAGTCCCCGTTGTACGAGACGCTCTCCCAGGCGGTCGCTCGCACCTCTGAGCTGCTCGACCTCGCGGCCGGCACACAGCCGGGCCAGCCGGCCCCCAACATGTTGCTCGGGGCCGTCCACCACATCCTCCGCCGCGGGGTGCAGCACCCGCTGGCCTGCTACTTCACCGGCCACGAAGCCCTGGAAGCGGACCGCGCCGCCGTCCTCCTCGCGGACTTCTGCCGACGGCACGCCGAACAGATCACGCGCACCATCTCGACCCGCTCCGTGCAGACCAACGAGGTCAACCGCTGTGCTGTGCTCCTCCCCGCCTTTGCTGCGCTCCAGCAGCAGCTCGACGATCGCCCGATCAGGATCGTCGACGTGGGCGCCAGCGCCGGCCTGAACCTGCTCTGGGACCGCTACACCTACGACTACGACGGGCACAGGCTCAGCCTGCCCGCCAGCGATCCGGACACGGTCCTCACCTGCGAGATCAAGGGCGCAACACCGCCTTTGTCCCTGGACGTCACGCGCTTCGCCCGGCCGGTCGGGATCGAGCTCAACCCGGTGGACGTCACCGACCCCGAGGCGACCGAGTGGCTGGTCAGCCTCACCTGGCCGGAGCAGACCACACGGATGCGCACCCTCAACAGCGCCCTGACGCTGGCAGCGCGGACCCCGCCGACGATCCTGGCTGGCCGCGCCGAAGAACACCTCGCCGATGTGGTCGCCACCACCCCGGCTGACCAGCACCTCTGTTTCGTCTTCTCGTGGTCGATCTACCAGATCTTCGGCTCGCCCGGCGGCCGGGAACGCCTCGTCGACACCCTCGCCGAGCTGAGCCGGCAACGCCCGCTCCATGAGATCTCCATCGGCCACTTCGGCCACGACACTCCCCACATGATCATGGCCCGCCACGAGAGCGGCGTGAGTCGTTCGGACGTCGTCGCCTACTGCGATGTCTACGGAACCTGGCTCGACTGGCTGGCCAAGCCGGCCGAGCACCTGAAGGGAGCGAGCACCCCGTGA
- a CDS encoding 2'-5' RNA ligase family protein has protein sequence MEPFVPKFQGRRWVDGMRVLHVYVLPRSGVDDELLEMAQACRPHLTSYPIDPQYGSDPTDAGVLHLTAEMLADVPSAEYDEAARAEVAEALRSELADVPAFSAEVGPPIGNVAGAVLDVWPEEDTLALIEKVRTAVRKTRGDEALQHSGGRPHISLGYSYGSASSDPLNTDLRLLVTPRRATLYVDRVHLLDVAWTFDEELGGWRMSWEPVAEVPLGR, from the coding sequence ATGGAACCGTTCGTGCCGAAGTTTCAGGGGCGGCGATGGGTGGACGGCATGCGGGTCCTGCATGTGTACGTGCTGCCTCGGTCCGGCGTGGACGATGAACTACTTGAGATGGCTCAGGCGTGTCGGCCGCATCTGACCAGCTACCCGATTGACCCGCAGTACGGCAGCGACCCGACGGACGCCGGGGTGCTGCATCTGACTGCGGAGATGCTTGCTGACGTTCCGTCGGCCGAGTACGACGAGGCGGCACGGGCAGAGGTCGCGGAAGCCCTGCGTTCCGAGCTGGCCGACGTGCCTGCATTCTCGGCGGAAGTCGGGCCGCCAATCGGGAATGTAGCGGGTGCCGTGTTGGACGTGTGGCCGGAGGAGGACACGCTGGCCCTCATCGAGAAGGTCAGGACCGCGGTCCGCAAGACCCGCGGTGACGAGGCGCTCCAGCACTCCGGTGGGCGCCCGCACATCTCGCTGGGTTACAGCTACGGCTCCGCGTCGTCCGATCCGCTCAACACGGATCTGCGTCTCCTGGTGACGCCGCGCCGGGCCACCCTGTACGTCGACCGGGTACACCTGCTGGACGTGGCGTGGACGTTCGACGAAGAACTCGGTGGATGGCGCATGTCATGGGAGCCGGTAGCGGAGGTCCCCTTGGGTCGCTGA
- a CDS encoding nucleoside 2-deoxyribosyltransferase domain-containing protein has translation MRYVEAPDEFTGFGGVCLFLAGGISDCPDWQRIVTAALEDLDITVFNPRRATFPLHDPTAEAAQVGWEYRHLRRADLLVFWFPDSPSHQPIALYELGMAAAQDVDLVVGADLGYVRRTNMLAQLDHARPGLHVHSTLAATTEACRSAIQAIRDAR, from the coding sequence ATGCGATACGTCGAAGCGCCAGACGAGTTCACCGGCTTTGGTGGCGTCTGCCTGTTCTTGGCTGGGGGGATCAGCGATTGCCCGGACTGGCAGAGGATTGTCACGGCAGCGCTGGAGGATCTCGACATCACGGTGTTCAACCCGCGCCGGGCCACTTTTCCTCTGCACGATCCGACTGCGGAGGCCGCCCAAGTCGGATGGGAGTACAGGCATCTGCGTCGCGCGGACCTCCTGGTGTTCTGGTTCCCTGATTCGCCGAGCCACCAGCCCATTGCCTTGTATGAGTTGGGCATGGCCGCAGCTCAGGACGTGGACCTAGTGGTAGGAGCTGATCTCGGGTACGTGCGCCGCACGAACATGCTGGCGCAGCTCGATCACGCGCGTCCGGGACTGCACGTCCACTCCACGCTGGCCGCCACGACCGAGGCGTGCCGCTCCGCGATACAGGCGATACGGGACGCACGATGA